From a region of the Triticum aestivum cultivar Chinese Spring chromosome 7D, IWGSC CS RefSeq v2.1, whole genome shotgun sequence genome:
- the LOC123166292 gene encoding uncharacterized protein isoform X1 has translation MALNPPVFNAANTHYKQLNNASIADPAAVRKRKKLPTTHARTHAPRTTSRPILILLSDASARAGTPFLPRPRRSPPKWFAAPPPRRHPSSRAVAARRPLLPCLLPLAPTSWCAIGAIQIEHGANHPASSPTASAVSGLGFALVLTTPCVRLLRWDGRRRRHCGLAVRPARWGSVLFWLMRLSTDGLSSGDSSDATRLACVSGGGGVHLLPGAAVVAWDTAGSAAKMDFSGGAFENVDMSTNPRLCSSTSREGSRCRCSSTRCFLLDLTLAFVQILFMLNH, from the exons ATGGCTCTTAATCCTCCCGTGTTTAACGCTGCAAACACGCATTATAAGCAACTAAATAATGCATCGATCGCTGACCCCGCTGCCgttcgaaaaagaaaaaaactaccaacaacgcacgcacgcacgcacgccccCCGCACGACCTCTCGCCCCATCCTCATCCTCCTATCCGACGCCAGCGCACGGGCGGGGACGCCGTTCCTCCCGCGCCCGCGCCGTTCCCCGCCCAAGTggttcgccgccccgccgccccgccgccacccgtcctcccgcgccgtcgccgcccgccgtcCTCTCCTCCCGTGTCTCCTGCCGCTTGCCCCCACATCGTGGTGCGCCATAGGTGCCATCCAGATCGAGCACGGGGCAAATCACCCTGCGTCTTCACCGACGGCATCGGCTGTCTCAGGTCTAGGGTTTGCCCTGGTTCTCACGACTCCCTGTGTGCGGCTGTTGCGgtgggatggacggcgccggcgccATTGCGGACTCGCTGTTCGGCCGGCCCGTTGGGGTTCGGTTTTGTTTTGGTTGATGCGGCTGTCTACCGATGGATTG AGCAGCGGCGACAGCTCGGACGCAACGCGCTTGGCCtgcgtcagcggcggcggcggggtccatCTCCTCCCTGGAGCAGCGGTGGTGGCGTGGGACACAGCGGGCTCGGCCGCGAAGATGGATTTCTCCGGCGGGGCATTTGAAAATGTCGATATGTCGACGAATCCTCGCCTCTGTTCCTCGACCTCGCGTGAGGGAAGCCGCTGTCGCTGTTCCTCTACGCGATG TTTTTTGCTAGATTTAACATTGGCCTTTGTTCAAATCCTATTCATGTTGAACCATTGA
- the LOC123166292 gene encoding uncharacterized protein isoform X2, with amino-acid sequence MALNPPVFNAANTHYKQLNNASIADPAAVRKRKKLPTTHARTHAPRTTSRPILILLSDASARAGTPFLPRPRRSPPKWFAAPPPRRHPSSRAVAARRPLLPCLLPLAPTSWCAIGAIQIEHGANHPASSPTASAVSGLGFALVLTTPCVRLLRWDGRRRRHCGLAVRPARWGSVLFWLMRLSTDGLSSGDSSDATRLACVSGGGGVHLLPGAAVVAWDTAGSAAKMDFSGGAFENVDMSTNPRLCSSTSREGSRCRCSSTR; translated from the exons ATGGCTCTTAATCCTCCCGTGTTTAACGCTGCAAACACGCATTATAAGCAACTAAATAATGCATCGATCGCTGACCCCGCTGCCgttcgaaaaagaaaaaaactaccaacaacgcacgcacgcacgcacgccccCCGCACGACCTCTCGCCCCATCCTCATCCTCCTATCCGACGCCAGCGCACGGGCGGGGACGCCGTTCCTCCCGCGCCCGCGCCGTTCCCCGCCCAAGTggttcgccgccccgccgccccgccgccacccgtcctcccgcgccgtcgccgcccgccgtcCTCTCCTCCCGTGTCTCCTGCCGCTTGCCCCCACATCGTGGTGCGCCATAGGTGCCATCCAGATCGAGCACGGGGCAAATCACCCTGCGTCTTCACCGACGGCATCGGCTGTCTCAGGTCTAGGGTTTGCCCTGGTTCTCACGACTCCCTGTGTGCGGCTGTTGCGgtgggatggacggcgccggcgccATTGCGGACTCGCTGTTCGGCCGGCCCGTTGGGGTTCGGTTTTGTTTTGGTTGATGCGGCTGTCTACCGATGGATTG AGCAGCGGCGACAGCTCGGACGCAACGCGCTTGGCCtgcgtcagcggcggcggcggggtccatCTCCTCCCTGGAGCAGCGGTGGTGGCGTGGGACACAGCGGGCTCGGCCGCGAAGATGGATTTCTCCGGCGGGGCATTTGAAAATGTCGATATGTCGACGAATCCTCGCCTCTGTTCCTCGACCTCGCGTGAGGGAAGCCGCTGTCGCTGTTCCTCTACGCGATG A